From Topomyia yanbarensis strain Yona2022 chromosome 1, ASM3024719v1, whole genome shotgun sequence, one genomic window encodes:
- the LOC131684377 gene encoding trypsin-2-like has protein sequence MALARFTWTIAALLLLVVSTHSELNPFLIGGAPASLGAYPATVGINIGQPQTLFCGGTILNTNHVLTAGSCVLDAQNNLRPANHFIIRSGVVVIDAAAPATAVDRVFVHQLYNPFTFENDIAVLRIVGQFQFPQVGTPNIAPAELQDRIVPENYVCQIVGWNWQATGVSHALQQLDVFVHQREDCNTLFNGMIQNSMLCVRTTNANQALCLPNRGGGLLCNGRLTAVVSFGLGCGTNTTTTASVLTQVRYYQPWIQQQFVRNDNPPPGTTPMPGRGGSATVLVSIGAILFAVFSTTIMR, from the exons ATGGCTCTGGCACGTTTCACGTGGACGATCGCAG CGCTGCTTCTTCTCGTGGTTTCAACTCACTCGGAACTTAATCCATTTCTCATCGGTGGAGCACCGGCTTCGCTGGGAGCATACCCAGCAACGGTTGGCATCAATATTGGCCAGCCGCAAACCTTATTCTGCGGTGGAACAATCCTGAACACAAATCACGTCCTTACCGCCGGGAGCTGTGTCCTGGACGCACAAAACAACCTCCGCCCGGCGAATCACTTCATCATTCGTAGTGGCGTTGTGGTGATTGATGCCGCTGCACCTGCCACCGCTGTGGATCGGGTTTTCGTGCATCAGCTATACAATCCGTTCACCTTTGAAAATGATATTGCCGTTCTGCGGATCGTAGGTCAGTTTCAATTCCCACAGGTTGGCACACCGAATATTGCCCCGGCGGAACTGCAGGATCGAATCGTACCGGAGAACTACGTATGTCAGATCGTGGGTTGGAACTGGCAGGCAACGGGAGTTAGTCATGCCTTGCAGCAGCTGGATGTGTTCGTACATCAACGGGAAGATTGTAACACCTTGTTCAACGGAATGATCCAGAACTCGATGCTTTGCGTTAGAACTACCAACGCAAATCAGGCCCTTTGTCTGCCGAACCGTGGCGGTGGTTTGCTCTGTAACGGGCGACTGACGGCTGTGGTGTCATTTGGGTTAGGGTGTGGTACTAACACTACGACTACGGCATCGGTTCTCACGCAGGTTCGCTACTATCAGCCCTGGATTCAGCAGCAGTTTGTACGGAATGATAATCCGCCACCCGGAACGACTCCGATGCCGGGTAGAGG tgGATCTGCCACAGTATTGGTGTCGATAGGCGCCATCTTGTTTGCAGTGTTTTCGACGACAATAATGCGATGA
- the LOC131684308 gene encoding sphingomyelin phosphodiesterase 1-like, with the protein MKLLIATWLVAFLAVSINGYQVKPIGYNQTVQRLRSDYDHIQAEFRKEFLQWKKTGMKTARFTEMINAWKYSKEARFKELEDLPIEKESTFCVMCRSIVSQLMQQRVNGATREDLFATAYELCTVLQFQEADVCYGAIKLNIDFFLYIFDQRPNLGADSVCGVIFQSSACVINDPEFTEWSVNVDPNGTPITESKHFPNARGPNDIKIVHVTDFHYDSKYLAGYNANCNRPACCRYDQGVPENPEDRAGFWGDYRNCDAPWESIEDTIDHIAEHHPDAAYIYHTGDIIDHGVWETSIGHNIRSMNRLHNKLLEAFPRTPVYNIIGNHEAHPTNVFAPSISTNQQFSVDWLYNYLADVWGNWLPRSTLNTIRQAGFYTTLVRPGFRIVALNNQDCYNFNWWILWNPGYLSNQLQWLHDVLLHAEQNGEKVHLLAHIPYSSTGSTFFVCQREFRRIVERFYDTISAQFHGHTHRDEFNVYYSTEHPEHAINVAWNGGSATAFSFINPNYIVYYVDPETYQVTDYESYIFNLTDANRFPDRRPEWYKLYSFAEEFKMHNLSPAEADTVVKRFGTPAGRDELRRYWQFKVKMGDPSLESGCTDACLLNHLCQIVVTELGDDVKCDELRETFFD; encoded by the exons ATGAAGCTGCTGATTGCAACGTGGCTGGTAGCTTTCCTGGCAGTCAGCATCAATGGATACCAGGTGAAACCCATCGGTTATAATCAAACGGTTCAACGACTCCGAAGTGATTATG ATCACATTCAAGCCGAATTCCGCAAGGAATTTCTGCAGTGGAAGAAAACTGGCATGAAGACAGCTCGTTTCACGGAAATGATCAACGCTTGGAAGTATTCGAAGGAGGCTCGTTTCAAGGAATTAGAAGATCTTCCGATTGAAAAGGAAAGCACTTTCTGCGTAATGTGTCGCTCGATAGTATCGCAACTGATGCAGCAACGTGTGAACGGAGCTACCAGGGAGGACCTATTTGCCACAGCCTATGAGCTGTGCACCGTATTGCAGTTCCAGGAGGCTGACGTTTGCTACGGTGCCATAAAGCTTAATATTGATTTCTTCCTGTACATTTTTGATCAACGACCAAATCTCGGTGCGGATAGTGTTTGTGGTGTTATCTTTCAGTCTTCGGCATGCGTCATCAATGATCCGGAATTCACGGAATGGTCCGTGAATGTTGATCCTAACGGTACACCCATTACG GAATCAAAACATTTCCCAAACGCACGAGGCCCCAATGACATCAAAATAGTACACGTCACCGACTTCCACTACGATTCCAAATATCTCGCGGGCTACAACGCAAACTGCAACCGTCCGGCTTGCTGCCGGTACGATCAAGGCGTCCCGGAGAATCCCGAAGATCGGGCTGGTTTTTGGGGAGATTACCGAAACTGTGACGCACCTTGGGAATCGATCGAAGACACGATCGATCACATTGCCGAGCATCACCCCGATGCGGCCTACATCTACCATACCGGGGACATTATCGATCATGGAGTTTGGGAAACTTCGATCGGTCACAATATACGATCCATGAACCGGTTGCACAACAAACTGCTGGAAGCATTCCCGCGTACTCCCGTCTATAATATAATTGGTAACCATGAGGCTCATCCGACGAATGTATTTGCGCCAAGCATTTCAACGAATCAACAATTTTCGGTGGATTGGCTTTACAACTATCTGGCGGATGTTTGGGGTAATTGGCTGCCGAGGTCAACGCTGAATACGATCCGTCAAGCTGGCTTCTATACTACACTGGTACGTCCAGGTTTTCGCATTGTGGCTTTGAACAATCAGGACTGCTACAATTTTAACTGGTGGATCTTGTGGAATCCAGGATATCTCTCGAATCAGCTTCAGTGGCTACATGACGTTCTGCTGCATGCAGAACAAAATGGCGAAAAGGTCCATCTGTTGGCTCATATACCGTATAGTTCGACTGGGTCAACGTTCTTCGTATGTCAACGTGAATTTCGACGGATAGTAGAACGGTTCTACGATACAATTAGCGCTCAGTTCCACGGACATACCCATCGGGATGAGTTCAATGTGTATTACTCGACAGAACATCCTGAGCATGCGATCAATGTTGCCTGGAATGGGGGTAGTGCGACGGCATTCAGCTTTATAAATCCCAACTACATCGTATACTACGTGGATCCGGAAActtat caaGTGACCGATTACGAATCCTACATCTTTAACCTAACGGACGCAAATCGTTTCCCAGATCGTCGACCGGAATGGTACAAACTGTACTCGTTTGCCGAGGAGTTCAAAATGCACAATCTAAGTCCAGCCGAGGCGGATACAGTGGTGAAACGTTTCGGGACACCTGCTGGACGGGACGAGCTGCGGCGGTACTGGCAGTTCAAGGTTAAGATGGGAGATCCTTCGCTGGAATCGGGCTGTACCGATGCATGCTTGCTGAATCATCTCTGTCAAATTGTGGTGACCGAGCTGGGTGATGATGTGAAGTGTGATGAGTTGAGGGAGACTTTTTTCGATTGA
- the LOC131676122 gene encoding trypsin-2-like, with translation MHARLVVLFIVSLTPVFNGAALSGPILKGGSDAPWGAFPSAAFIRTPFLSFCGAAVVHPDFVLTLAQCVYDEEQLIPIQPNQIEVIAGDRNIVSVSIERQERNVLEVIIHPNYTAYNHQNDIALLKLDRPLEMPSNTVETIVRRHRIVPDGSICELPGWSMERVSSSSLTEADQKYTTVKMLDRDICNQANIHAGRVRESMVCGGNLLSSTNAVCSGNLGCPLYCEEELTGLLSFGVNCGAPNDPPVFTQQSTVRETREDRTRKHLLFTTANGSVMDRISN, from the exons ATGCACGCCCGATTGGTTGTTTTGTTTATCGTTTCATTGACGCCCGTTTTCAATGGAGCTGCTCTTTCCGGTCCGATTCTGAAGGGAGGTTCTGACGCGCCCTGGGGAGCCTTTCCATCGGCGGCATTCATACGGACACCATTTCTAAGTTTCTGTGGAGCTGCTGTCGTTCATCCAGATTTCGTTTTAACCTTAGcccaatgtgtttatgacgaagagCAACTGATTCCGATTCAACCAAACCAGATAGAGGTCATAGCGGGAGATAGAAACATAGTCTCCGTATCAATCGAACGTCAGGAAAGGAATGTACTGGAAGTGATCATTCATCCAAACTACACAGCATACAATCATCAAAATGACATCGCACTGTTGAAATTGGACCGTCCGCTGGAGATGCCATCGAATACCGTGGAAACGATCGTTCGAAGACATCGAATTGTTCCCGATGGAAGCATTTGTGAGCTTCCTGGATGGAGCATGGAACGAGTT AGTTCATCCTCGCTGACTGAAGCGGACCAGAAGTACACGACGGTGAAAATGCTCGATCGGGATATCTGCAATCAGGCAAATATTCACGCGGGTCGTGTTCGGGAGAGCATGGTTTGCGGAGGGAATCTTTTGAGTAGTACTAACGCGGTGTGCAGTGGTAATTTGGGATGTCCACTTTACTGTGAGGAGGAGTTGACTGGACTGTTGTCGTTTGGAGTTAACTGTGGGGCACCGAATGATCCACCGGTGTTCACTCAG CAATCCACCGTACGTGAAACGCGAGAAGACCGGACGAGAAAACACCTGTTGTTCACCACTGCAAACGGATCCGTAATGGATAGAATTTCCAATTAA